One window of the Natronomonas marina genome contains the following:
- the rio1 gene encoding serine/threonine-protein kinase Rio1 — protein MTEEYGLLEVEDDAAAGDEWEELDVADTEADRIARRQDREFLEFRKRIQNTEQFKVTDSVFDDATLGALYKLVQDGYVDAFGGPLSTGKEANVYTALGPDGEVAVKIYRINASDFKQMREYLDGDPRFEGIGSDKKKVVVAWTKKEFANLKRARKAGVRVPEPIAVERNVLVMEYLGGEDDRAKRLNEVRVENPETAYEVVREYARRLYRAGLVHGDLSEYNIVVHEGELCLLDLGQAVTVHHPNSREFLERDCHNVAAFFRRQGLEVDDDDLLAYVTEPEPEPSGDVEG, from the coding sequence ATGACCGAGGAGTACGGCCTGCTCGAGGTCGAGGACGACGCGGCGGCCGGCGACGAGTGGGAGGAACTCGACGTCGCCGACACGGAGGCCGACCGCATCGCCCGCCGGCAGGACCGGGAGTTCCTCGAGTTCCGGAAACGGATCCAGAACACCGAGCAGTTCAAGGTCACCGACTCGGTGTTCGACGACGCGACGCTGGGGGCGCTGTACAAACTCGTCCAGGACGGCTACGTCGACGCCTTCGGCGGCCCGCTCTCGACGGGCAAGGAGGCCAACGTCTACACCGCGCTGGGACCCGACGGCGAGGTGGCGGTGAAGATCTACCGCATCAACGCCTCGGACTTCAAGCAGATGCGGGAGTACCTCGACGGCGACCCCCGATTCGAGGGCATCGGCTCCGACAAGAAGAAGGTCGTCGTCGCGTGGACGAAAAAGGAGTTCGCCAACCTCAAGCGCGCCCGGAAGGCGGGCGTCCGGGTGCCCGAACCAATCGCCGTCGAGCGGAACGTCCTCGTGATGGAGTACCTGGGCGGCGAGGACGACCGCGCGAAGCGGCTCAACGAGGTCCGCGTCGAGAACCCCGAGACGGCCTACGAGGTGGTCAGGGAGTACGCCCGCCGGCTCTACCGGGCGGGGCTGGTCCACGGCGACCTCTCGGAGTACAACATCGTCGTCCACGAGGGGGAACTCTGCCTGCTCGACCTGGGACAGGCCGTCACCGTCCACCACCCCAACAGCCGCGAGTTCCTGGAGCGGGACTGTCACAACGTCGCCGCCTTCTTCCGCCGGCAGGGGCTGGAGGTCGACGACGACGACCTGCTGGCGTACGTCACCGAACCGGAACCGGAACCGTCCGGCGACGTCGAGGGCTAG
- the eif1A gene encoding translation initiation factor eIF-1A — MSDNEGRKNLRMPDDDEVFAVVTNMLGANRVKVRCMDGKERTARIPGRMQKRIWIREDDVVLVEPWDWQDEKADIAWRYDKQEADQLREEGHIQDSV, encoded by the coding sequence ATGAGCGACAACGAGGGACGGAAGAACCTCCGAATGCCCGACGACGACGAGGTGTTCGCCGTCGTCACGAACATGCTCGGTGCCAACCGGGTGAAGGTGCGGTGCATGGACGGCAAGGAGCGAACCGCCCGGATTCCGGGGCGGATGCAGAAACGCATCTGGATACGGGAGGACGACGTCGTCCTCGTCGAGCCGTGGGACTGGCAGGACGAGAAGGCCGACATCGCCTGGCGCTACGACAAACAGGAGGCCGACCAGCTCCGCGAGGAAGGCCACATCCAGGACAGCGTCTGA
- a CDS encoding zinc-dependent alcohol dehydrogenase family protein, translating into MRAVVFQEPQEKMEVEEVDRPEPDADGIVVETEACGICRSDWHAWQGDWDWVGVMPTPGLIFGHEPVGIVKEVGEDVENFSEGDRVCVPFNLSDGTCRYCKQGRANICERVIPLGFVSFQPGAFAEEFPVRNADHNVIKLPDNVDPVDVAGLGCRFATAFHGLVHRVDVTAGDWVAVHGCGGVGLSAVHIADALGANVIAVDLGEDKLDKAEELGADETVNVTEVQDVPQAVKGHTPSSRGVEVSVDALGVAETCRNSVNSLAKGGQNLQIGLTTSEEEGEVSLPVDTIVMDEREFIGSFGMPPHEYEEIFSMMEQDKIDPGKIVSETVALDDVPDVIASMDDYDTVGIPVCDEF; encoded by the coding sequence ATGCGCGCCGTCGTCTTCCAGGAACCCCAGGAGAAGATGGAGGTAGAGGAGGTCGACCGCCCGGAACCGGACGCCGACGGCATCGTCGTCGAGACGGAGGCCTGCGGTATCTGTCGGTCTGACTGGCACGCCTGGCAGGGCGACTGGGACTGGGTGGGGGTCATGCCCACGCCCGGCCTCATCTTCGGGCACGAACCCGTCGGTATCGTCAAGGAGGTCGGCGAGGACGTCGAGAACTTCAGCGAGGGCGACCGCGTCTGCGTTCCCTTCAACCTCAGCGACGGCACTTGCCGGTACTGCAAGCAGGGTCGCGCCAACATCTGCGAGCGCGTCATCCCGCTTGGCTTCGTCTCCTTCCAGCCCGGCGCCTTCGCCGAGGAGTTCCCCGTCCGCAACGCCGACCACAACGTCATCAAACTCCCCGACAACGTCGACCCCGTCGACGTGGCCGGCCTGGGCTGTCGGTTCGCCACCGCCTTCCACGGGCTGGTCCACCGCGTCGACGTGACCGCCGGCGACTGGGTAGCCGTCCACGGCTGCGGCGGCGTTGGCCTCTCGGCGGTCCACATCGCCGACGCCCTCGGCGCCAACGTCATCGCCGTCGACCTCGGCGAGGACAAACTCGACAAGGCCGAGGAACTCGGCGCCGACGAGACCGTCAACGTCACCGAGGTCCAGGACGTCCCGCAGGCCGTCAAGGGCCACACGCCGTCCAGCCGCGGCGTCGAGGTCAGCGTCGACGCGCTGGGCGTCGCCGAGACCTGCCGCAACTCCGTGAACTCGCTGGCCAAGGGCGGCCAGAACCTCCAGATCGGCCTCACCACCAGCGAGGAGGAGGGCGAGGTCTCCCTGCCCGTCGACACCATCGTCATGGACGAACGCGAGTTCATCGGCTCCTTCGGCATGCCGCCCCACGAGTACGAGGAGATCTTCTCGATGATGGAGCAGGACAAGATCGACCCCGGCAAGATCGTCTCCGAGACCGTCGCGCTGGACGACGTCCCCGACGTCATCGCCTCGATGGACGACTACGACACCGTCGGCATCCCCGTCTGCGACGAGTTCTAG
- a CDS encoding DUF7470 family protein, with the protein MDTEVARKTLGDTGIVGLASLVVGFVILGRENRRAAVGALALVVGYALVGHGLMESFLRSMGMEYEDLF; encoded by the coding sequence ATGGACACGGAAGTCGCACGGAAGACCCTCGGAGACACCGGAATCGTCGGTCTCGCGTCGCTCGTCGTCGGCTTCGTCATCCTCGGCCGGGAGAACCGACGGGCCGCCGTCGGCGCGCTGGCGCTCGTCGTCGGCTACGCCCTCGTCGGGCACGGCCTCATGGAGTCGTTCCTCAGGTCGATGGGCATGGAGTACGAGGACCTCTTCTAG
- a CDS encoding DUF460 domain-containing protein, which produces MSTRTSALDSVIFGVDVQSGDVRGDAPSYALVVVDGDDIERDVVSRRKLLRLIRNEEPAIVATDNTYELAEDKGALVAFLRELPTGTKLVQVTGDERPEPLSRVAARHGVPYGKPAMQEAEAAARLAAHNVGYEVSAFTDTTEVKVARGRSTGGGGGWSEDRFTRRIHGSVKRAAREVESELDDAGLEFEREVTEKYGGFSRAIFEVEATPAEIPVSARRSGDVRVEIERERRDGIEYRPLATRRDHVVVGIDPGTTTAVALLDLDGSPLDVHSTRTADTAEVIEWIIEHGRPVLVAADVEPMPDTVEKIRRSFDAGGWIPERDLPVDEKLHRTREEPYDNDHERDALAAALFAFDDHAEQFERVAAKTPPELDRGEVIARVVGGEESVESVVEELTDEDDGETESTEHDPRELTAEEKKIKRLEARVGRLEGHIEDLEETIERKDERVAELEEELSEARREERKEARERREVTRLERENERLKRELSEAEEENEELDAKLERLKELWKLDHSNFADVAEAKSDLVPVKPIEQFTTDAIETAEAAYGIAPGDIVYLRDASGAGRSTAELLVEKEPRVVLREGGLSEQADRVLFENEVPVGPADDVAIQEVDELAVTRESDVEAVVDDWEARAEERRRERKEEELDRLISEHRARDPD; this is translated from the coding sequence GTGAGCACGCGCACGAGCGCCCTCGATTCGGTCATCTTCGGCGTCGACGTCCAGAGCGGCGACGTCCGGGGCGACGCGCCCTCCTACGCCCTGGTGGTCGTCGACGGCGACGACATCGAGCGCGACGTCGTCAGCCGGCGCAAACTGCTCCGGCTGATCCGAAACGAGGAGCCGGCCATCGTGGCGACGGACAACACGTACGAACTCGCCGAGGACAAGGGCGCGCTCGTGGCCTTCCTCCGGGAGTTGCCGACCGGGACGAAACTGGTGCAGGTGACGGGCGACGAGCGACCCGAACCCCTCTCGCGGGTCGCCGCCCGCCACGGCGTCCCCTACGGGAAGCCGGCGATGCAGGAGGCGGAGGCGGCCGCTCGCCTGGCGGCGCACAACGTCGGCTACGAGGTGTCGGCCTTCACGGACACGACGGAGGTGAAGGTCGCCCGGGGCCGCTCGACGGGTGGCGGCGGCGGGTGGAGCGAGGACCGCTTCACCCGACGCATCCACGGTTCGGTCAAGCGGGCCGCACGCGAGGTCGAGTCCGAACTCGACGATGCCGGCCTCGAGTTCGAGCGAGAGGTCACCGAGAAGTACGGCGGCTTCTCGCGGGCGATATTCGAGGTCGAGGCGACGCCGGCCGAGATTCCGGTCTCGGCGCGCCGGTCGGGCGACGTCCGCGTCGAAATCGAGCGCGAGCGGCGCGACGGCATCGAGTACCGCCCGCTGGCGACCCGGCGCGACCACGTCGTCGTCGGCATCGACCCCGGGACGACGACGGCGGTCGCACTCCTGGACCTCGACGGGTCGCCCCTGGACGTCCACTCGACGCGGACCGCCGACACCGCCGAGGTCATCGAGTGGATAATCGAGCACGGCCGGCCGGTGCTCGTGGCGGCCGACGTCGAGCCGATGCCCGACACCGTCGAGAAGATACGGCGGAGTTTCGACGCCGGCGGTTGGATTCCCGAGCGGGACCTGCCGGTCGACGAGAAGCTCCACCGGACCCGCGAGGAGCCGTACGACAACGACCACGAGCGGGACGCCCTGGCTGCGGCGCTTTTCGCCTTCGACGACCACGCCGAGCAGTTCGAGCGGGTCGCGGCCAAGACGCCCCCCGAACTGGACCGCGGGGAGGTCATCGCCCGCGTCGTCGGCGGCGAGGAGAGCGTCGAGAGCGTCGTCGAGGAGTTGACCGACGAGGACGACGGCGAGACGGAGTCGACCGAACACGACCCCCGGGAGCTGACCGCCGAGGAGAAGAAGATAAAGCGGCTGGAGGCCCGCGTCGGCCGGCTGGAGGGCCACATCGAGGACCTCGAGGAGACCATCGAGCGGAAGGACGAGCGGGTCGCCGAACTGGAGGAGGAGCTCTCGGAGGCCCGCCGCGAGGAACGCAAGGAGGCCCGGGAGCGCCGCGAGGTGACTCGCCTCGAACGCGAGAACGAGCGGCTGAAGCGGGAACTCTCCGAAGCCGAGGAGGAAAACGAGGAACTGGACGCGAAACTGGAACGGCTCAAGGAGCTGTGGAAGCTCGACCACTCGAACTTCGCGGACGTCGCCGAGGCCAAGAGCGACCTCGTGCCGGTCAAGCCGATCGAGCAGTTCACGACCGACGCCATCGAGACCGCCGAGGCGGCCTACGGCATCGCGCCGGGCGACATCGTCTACCTGCGGGACGCCAGCGGCGCCGGGCGCTCGACGGCCGAACTCCTGGTCGAGAAGGAGCCGCGGGTCGTCCTCCGGGAGGGCGGGCTCTCCGAGCAGGCCGACCGGGTGCTCTTCGAGAACGAGGTTCCGGTCGGACCGGCCGACGACGTGGCCATCCAGGAGGTCGACGAACTCGCGGTCACGAGGGAGTCGGACGTCGAGGCGGTCGTCGACGACTGGGAGGCCCGCGCCGAAGAACGGCGCCGCGAGCGGAAGGAGGAGGAACTGGACCGCCTCATCAGCGAACACCGGGCGCGGGACCCCGACTGA